One window of the Candidatus Dormiibacterota bacterium genome contains the following:
- a CDS encoding FmdB family zinc ribbon protein gives MPLYDYRCTKCGKVSEVRHGFGEPFAGTCPVCGGPLQRVFNPAPIVFKGSGFYATDSRKKSDDASTSTDAKSEKPSDAKPGDAKPGDAKPADPKPEKPSGGGTPSDSAA, from the coding sequence GTGCCGCTCTACGATTATCGCTGCACGAAATGCGGCAAGGTCAGCGAAGTTCGCCACGGTTTCGGCGAACCGTTCGCGGGCACGTGCCCCGTCTGCGGCGGGCCGTTGCAGCGCGTCTTCAATCCGGCGCCGATCGTCTTCAAGGGCTCGGGCTTCTACGCAACCGATTCGCGCAAGAAGAGCGACGACGCTTCAACGAGCACTGATGCAAAGTCGGAGAAGCCGAGCGATGCGAAGCCGGGCGACGCGAAACCGGGCGACGCGAAACCGGCGGATCCCAAACCGGAGAAGCCCTCGGGCGGCGGCACGCCATCCGACTCGGCGGCGTAG
- a CDS encoding SRPBCC family protein codes for MSILSPTFGRGMRSLTASVDLESPPEDVFSLLCSVEKWPVWLSFLRSARRVDSGEPIALGSEVVVRSTVPGEEEQLYEVDQFISNHHLSLVGAFSVRRRVEFRVERKTAISRLHVRLSYPAYHGRFFSAVRWWRRGRRLLSQLQGAMTNFKGLVEYRRNGAVLADL; via the coding sequence ATGTCGATCCTTTCGCCGACGTTCGGTCGCGGAATGCGATCGCTCACCGCGAGCGTGGACCTCGAATCCCCTCCTGAGGACGTCTTTTCGCTCCTCTGCTCTGTGGAGAAGTGGCCCGTGTGGCTGTCATTCCTCCGCAGCGCCAGGCGCGTGGACTCCGGTGAGCCGATCGCGCTCGGCAGCGAAGTCGTGGTGCGTTCCACGGTTCCGGGTGAGGAGGAACAGCTCTACGAGGTCGACCAGTTCATCAGCAACCATCACCTCTCGCTCGTCGGTGCATTTTCCGTGCGGCGGCGCGTGGAGTTTCGCGTCGAGCGGAAGACGGCGATCTCGCGGCTTCACGTGCGCCTCAGTTACCCGGCCTATCACGGGCGATTCTTCTCCGCTGTGCGATGGTGGCGTCGCGGACGGCGACTGCTCTCGCAGCTGCAAGGCGCGATGACGAACTTCAAGGGCTTGGTCGAATACCGGCGCAACGGCGCCGTGCTCGCCGATCTGTAG